In Haematobia irritans isolate KBUSLIRL chromosome 1, ASM5000362v1, whole genome shotgun sequence, a genomic segment contains:
- the LOC142220510 gene encoding uncharacterized protein LOC142220510, with protein sequence MQTVTVQSNSNSSNSGSSCSTSTITTTPPRNVAAGTVSSTSSPPPPPGSGDTVGGGGGNCAGGIGVNYGTTFFGNDYHQLTQSALMANTSQYAAAAVSSAAAIQASSTTAMLTNYCDAAMMMAAAAVNANQCLQQQQQRIALMANCQSAIDEHDFATSFTKDVVMMPANVASTAAAAAAAAALVSSGLSSASSSASVTSATSSLLSTATSSTTANNNGMGGEPSSSTASYTKRSTTPNAVISNSSTSSRRNSTTAVSIKAKEELSADNGPETPTNFIDISEVPLIVDVK encoded by the coding sequence ATGCAAACTGTCACTGTCCAGAGTAACAGTAATAGTAGCAATAGCGGTAGTAGTTGTAGTACATCGACTATCACTACAACGCCGCCCAGAAATGTTGCAGCAGGCACTGTGTCATCAACATCgtcaccaccaccaccgccaGGTTCTGGGGATACAGTTGGCGGAGGTGGTGGCAATTGTGCCGGTGGTATTGGTGTTAATTATGGTACAACATTTTTTGGCAATGACTATCATCAATTAACCCAATCAGCTTTAATGGCCAATACATCGCAATATGCGGCGGCAGCTGTATCGTCGGCGGCTGCCATACAGGCTTCTAGTACAACGGCTATGCTAACAAATTACTGCGATGCGGCCATGATGATGGCTGCAGCAGCCGTTAATGCCAATCAATGtttgcaacagcaacaacaacgcaTCGCCTTAATGGCCAATTGTCAAAGTGCGATAGATGAACATGATTTTGCCACAAGTTTCACCAAAGATGTGGTCATGATGCCAGCGAATGTGGCCTCAacggcagcagcagcagcagcggcTGCAGCCTTGGTATCATCAGGTCTATCATCGGCCTCATCATCGGCTTCGGTGACATCGGCAACATCATCGTTGCTGTCAACAGCCACTTCATCAACAACAGCCAACAATAATGGCATGGGTGGAGAGCCATCATCATCAACGGCGTCATATACAAAACGGTCAACGACACCTAACGCCGTTATCTCGAATTCCTCCACCAGTTCCCGGAGGAATTCTACAACAGCTGTAAGTATTAAAGCTAAGGAAGAATTGAGTGCCGATAATGGCCCTGAAACGCCAACAAATTTTATCGATATCAGTGAAGTTCCTCTTATAGTGGATGTCAAGTAg